Below is a genomic region from Deinococcus koreensis.
CTCCGGTTCCGCTTCGAGACCAGCTTCGGAGTCCAGACCGAAAAGGTCGTGCCGCTGCTGGTGCTGCACGGCGACGGCGTGCAGGGACTCGCCGAGGGCACCATGGAATTCGCCCCGATGTACCGCGAGGAGACCATCGCCGGCGGCCTTCACCTGCTGCGCGAGGTGTTCCTGCCGCGCGTGCTGGGCCGCACCTTCGCCAACCCACAGGAGCTGGAGGGTGCGCTGGGCGGCTTCCGGGGCAACCGCATGGCGCGCGCCATGGTCGAGATGGCTGCCTGGGATCTCTGGGCCAGGATGCTGAACGTCCCGCTGGGCACGCTGCTGGGCGGCACCAGAACCAGCGTCGAGGTCGGCGTGAGCCTGGGCATCCAGGCTGATCAGGCCGCCACCGTGGACGTGGTGCGCCGGCATGTGGAGCAGGGCTACCGGCGCCTCAAGCTCAAAATCAAACCCGGCTGGGATGTGCAGCCGGTGCGCGCGACCCGCGAGGCCTTTCCCGACATCCGCCTGACCGTGGACGCCAACTCGGCCTACACGCTGGCCGACAGCGGGCGGGTGCGCGCGCTGGACGATTTCGACCTGACCTATATCGAGCAGCCGCTGGCCTGGGACGATCTGGTCGACCACGCCGAGCTGCAGCGCCGCGTGCTGACCCCGCTGTGCCTGGACGAGAGCGTGGCGAGCGCGCAGGACGCCCGCAAGGGCCTGGCGCTGGGGGCCGGACGGGTGATCAACGTGAAGGTGGCGCGGGTCGGTGGTCACGCCGAGGCCCGGCGCGTGCATGACGTCGCGCAGGCGTTCGGCGTGCCGGTGTGGTGCGGTGGGATGCTCGAAAGCGGGGTGGGCCGGGCGCACAACATCCACCTCTCGACCCTGCCGAATTTCACGCTGCCGGGCGATACCAGTTCGGCCAGCCGCTACTGGGCCACCGACGTGATCAACGAGCCGCTGGAAGCCGAGGACGGCCTGATGCAAGTTCCGACGGGGGCGGGCATCGGCGTAAGCCTGAACCGGGAGTTCATAGGGCAGGTGGCCGAACTGCACGAGGAGATGCGCCCCTGATGCCGGAGGGGGAGGCCGCCGCGCCCCGTCCTCACGCCACCGGGCCCTACGTCATCCGGGACGTGACCGATCCCTGGGCCCTGCGGGCGCTGGAGGGGGTTCAGGTGGCGGCGTGGGGCTACGCCGACCGCGAGGTCACGCCAGGCACGCTGCTGCGGATCAGCGCCGTGACCGGCGGGATCGTTCTGGGGGCCTACCCGGCGCAGGGAGAGGATCAGCAGACCCCGGTCGGGCTGGCCTTCGGCTTCCCGGCGCTGGCCGGCGGGCAGGCGTGGCACCACTCGCACCTGCTGGCGGTGCGGCCTGGGTGGCGGGGCAGCGGGCTGGCGGTGGCCCTGAAGCTCGCCCAGCGGGAACGGGCGCTGGCCCAGGGCCTGACGCGCATGACCTGGACCTTCGATCCGCTGCTGGCGCGCAACGCCCGCCTGAACCTGGGCAAGCTGGGCGCGGTCGCGGTGAGCTACCACCCCGACTGGTACGCGCTCTCGGACGACCGCGACTCGGCCTTCCCCGCCGACCGCCTGATGGTGGAGTGGGATCTGACCCGGCCCCACGCCGGGCGCCCCGCCCCGCCGCCGGACGGGCGGGTGGTGCTGGAGCGGCAGGGGGCCGGGCCGGGAACACCCCGCCTGGATCACGGGGGCGGGCCGCTGCTGGCCGAGGTGCCGACCTCGCTGGAGGCCCTCGACGAGGAGCAGCAGCGGGCCTGGCGCCTGGCCCTGCGCGGCGTGCTCATGGCCGCCCTGGAACGCGGCTACGCCGTGAGCGATCTGGCCCGCGAGGGCGACCGGGCCTACTACGTGCTGTCTCGCCGCTGACCCCTCCGACCCGGCCGCCCTGCCCGGCTGCCCTGTCCGGAGGGCGGTCAGTCCACCCCCATCCACCTCCCGGATGTGTTATGTTATTTACATAAGGAGGGCCTGTGTTACATATCGAATTCATCACGGATCTGGGGGCGCGAGTCATTGTGGATGTGGACAGCGCCGACAAGCTGCTGGATGTCCAGCGTCAGTACGGCCGGCTGGGCTGGACGAGCGGCGAGATTCCCAGCGGCGGCTATCAGTTCCCACACGACAACGAGCCCGATTTCGACTGGTCGCTGATCGGCGCCCGCAGGTGGACGAGTCCCGACGGCGAGGAGCTGGTGATCCACAGGGGCCACGCCTACCGCCGCCGCGAACTGGAAGCCGTGGACAGCCGCAAGATGAAGCTGCCGGCCGCCGTCAAGTACTCACGCGGCGCCAAGAGCACCGATCCCGAGCAGGTGCGCGAGAAGTCCGACGGCGAGTTCGAGTACGTGACGCTGGCGATCTTCCGGGGCGGCAAGCGCCAGGAGCGCTACGCCCAGCCCGGCCAGGGCCGTCCGGCCACCGGGCCGGCGCCGCGCCCCGCGCCCGCCCGCGCTCCCCAGGCGGCCGCCCCGCCAGCCGGGCCGGCCCCGGCCCAGCGCACTGCCGTCCTGGAGGCCCCCCCCGAGGACGAGACGCCGTTCTGAGCTCCGTGGCCTGACCACGCTCCGCCGCCGCCTGGAGATCACCCCAGGCGGCGGGTTCTCCTTTTCCTGGTCTACTCTCCCTGCCGCGACAGCACGCCTGCGACGTCGGCGGGCTGCCAGCCCTCCGGCTTGAGCAGTTTGCCGTCGGCGCGCCGGGGGCCGCTGACCTTGCTCAGATTGGCGCGGTGAACCTCGGCGAACACGGCGTCCGCATCTACCCCCAGCGTATCGAGCGCTCCGTAGGTGACATATAGCAGGTCGGCCAGCTCATGCGCCAGCGCCGCGAGGTCGCCGGGTTCCGCCCCCTCGCCCGCGTCCAGACGGGCGGCCAGCGCCGCAAACTCCGCCCGCACCTCGGCCACTTCCTCGTCGATCAGGGTGCGGCGCAGGGCCAGCTGCTGCGGGGTGGGCAGCGCCGGGCGCTCGGGCGAGGGCAGGCCGATCAGGCGGTGGAAGTCCCGCAGCTTCCGGGCGTTCGAGGTCATGGGCCATGCTAGGGGATCGGGCCTCCGTACCGGGGAGGGCGCGGACGGCGCAGGCGCCAGGCACGGCCTCCGTGCCCCACTCCATGCCCCCCAACAGAAACAGCGGCCAGGATCGCTCCTTGCCGCTGGACACTTCTGGAGTCGGCGGGTGGAGGGACTCGAACCCCCCAGAGGCCAGCATCAGCCCGCTCGCACGCCCGTTGGTAAAGGGGTGGGCGTCTCCCCCTCTGGCGTCCTGGCCGCGCCCCCCGACGCTCTGGTCAGGTGCGGGACAGGTTGCTTGCCAGGCGGAAGTATGGCCCGCTGGACGACTTACAGCGTGTGTTCTGTCCACAGCTAATCTTTAGCCACCTGAAGCAGACCCTTCATGCGGCGGCCGCGCCGGCTTCCACCCCCCAGGCTCCAGCCTGACCCGGACGCCTCCGCGCCACATGAGGGGTTCCCTGTCGACCCAGCGCTGGACATCCCGGCCCAGACGGTTCTGGACAGAGGGCAGGGGGCCGGAACGCGCTTCAGACCTCAATGACCCGGTAGCCGTAGGCGTTGATCACCCGCGCCCCCGAGGTCTCGTCCTGGTATTCGAGCTTCTTGCCCTCGTACTCGTGGATGTGGCCGTGGACGACCAGACCGGGCCGGCGGCGGTTCATGAAGCGGGTGATCTCCCGGCAGCCCCGGTGGGCGAAATCCGTGCCCGCATGTGGCCCCAGGGGCGGGGCGTGCGTGAGCAGCACGTCCACCCCCCGGCGTGCCCGCAGCGCCAGCAGGCCCAGCCCCCGCCAGGCCTCGAACTCGCTGTACTGTCCCTGTCCGTCGCGGCGGTAGCGGGGCGCGCCCCCCCAGCCCGCGATCCGCAGCCCCGCCTCCTCGACCACCCGGCCGTGTGCGGGAATCACGCCGCGCGGGGGAATGCGGCCATCGCCCTCGTTGACGTACTCGTTGGCGTGGTTGCCGTGCACGTACACGATGGGCACGGTGAGTTTGCTGGCCAGGAATTCCAGGTAGTAACCCGGCAGGTCGCCGGCCGCCAGCACGGCGTCCACGGGCGGGGCGCCCTGCGGAAACCCTTCCCGGTACACGAAGGGGTGCACGTAATCCGCCAGCAGCATCAGCCGCTTGCCCAGCGGCGGCGAGGCGTCCGGGCGGATCGGGGAGGGCTGGGGGGCAGGATCGGTCATGGAGGGGGGGCGGGCACCGGGGCAGGGCGGTGATTGACCCTACCGCATCTGGCCGGAGGGGGCCCGTGCGGGGCGCCAGCAGGTCGGCGAAAGACCGAGTTTATCCTGCGCCTGTGCCCCCGCTCTTTACACCCCGTTTAGTCCTGCTGCCCCTGAGCCGCGCCATGCTGGAGCAGCGGCTGATGCGGCCGTCGTTCGACCTGCGCTGCGAGACGCCTCAGGGCGCGCTGGACGTGCACTTCCCGCCCCAGTGGCCCGGCGACCCCCTGCCCCTCTACCCGGCCCTGCTGGCTGGCCTGCCCCCAGATCAGGACGAACTCCGCCTCACCTTCGCGGTCGTGACCCGCGCGGCCCCGGAGGCCATCGGACAGATCGGCACCCACGCGCCGCCCGACGATACGGGCGCGGTCGAGATCGGCTACGGCCTGAGCCCCTCCGCCCGGGGCCGGGGCTACGCCACCGAGGCCGTGGGTGCCCTGGTGCAGCACCTGCACGGCCAGGAGCGTATCCGGACGGTCACGGCCCAGACGGCCCTCGGCAACCGCGCCAGCGAGCGCGTGCTGGAAAAGCTGGGCTTCGTGCAGACCGGACTGGGCTGGAGCCCGGAGGACGGCGACCTGACGCTCTGGGCGCACTGAGGCTCTGGGCGAACTGAGGCTCTGGACACACCGGCCAGCATGAATATTCACCTGAATATCGGCGCCGGCGTGACACGCAGACGGCCAGAAAATATTGATGCAGCCGTAAGGCATAGCCCGGGCCAGCCCCTAAGCTGGTATTCATGGACATCTCCATTCTCGGCATTCCGATGGATCTGGGCGCGGGTCGGCGCGGCGTGGACATGGGCGCCTCGGCCCTGCGCAACGCCCAGCTGGCGCGCACGCTGCGCGACCTGGGCCACTCGGTCAGCGACCTGGGCGACGTGGGGGTCGCCATTCCCGAAACCCTGGACAAGCACGCCAACGGCGGCCTGGTCTTCCTGGAGCCCATCGTGGACGCCTGCCGCAGCGCCGCCGAGCGGATCGCGGCGCTGCCGGAGACCGCCTTTCCGCTGACGCTGGGCGGCGACCACAGCGTCAGCATGGGCACGGTGACGGGCAACGCCCTGCGCGGCGCTCCGGCAGGCCAGGGAGCGGGCACGCGGCTGGGCCTGATCTGGGTCGACGCCCACACCGACTACAACACGCCGACAAGCAGCCCCAGCGGCAACATCCACGGGATGCCGGTCGCGCACCTGACCGGCCTGGGCGACCCGCGCCTGACCGGCCTGGGCGGCGGCTGGCACATGCGGCCCGAGGACATCGTGATGATCGGCATCCGCTCGGTGGACACCCGTGAACGGGAGGCGCTGCGGGAGGCCGGGATCCGCGCCTACACCATGAAGGACGTGGATCAGCTGGGGATCACGCGGATCGTGGCCGAGACGCTAGAACGCCTGGGCGGCGTGGAGCGCCTGCACGTGTCCTTCGACGCCGACGCCCTCGACCCCGGCGTGTGCCCCGGCGTGGGTACCCCGGTGCCCGGCGGCCTGACCTACCGCGAGGGCCACCTGCTGATGGAACTGCTCTCCGAGTCCGGCCGCGTGACCTCGATGGACATCGTGGAGGTCAACCCGATCCTCGACACCCACAACCAGACGGCCGAGGTGATGGTGAGCATGGCCGCCAGCCTGCTGGGCCAGCGGATCCTGTAGGGAATGACGACAGCCGCCGGAGGCGCGTTCCCGGCGGCTGGTGCTAGAGGTGTGGGGAGCGAACCCGACTCCGCCCCCCCTGTGCAGGCTCAGCCCTCGTCGTCGGGGTCGTCCAGGCCCAGGCCCTCGACGCCGCCGCTCTGGGCGGCCGTGACGTGCGGGCGGGCGTAGCGCATGTAGTCCAGCCAGGGCGGCGTGTGGCCGAGCTGCCGGATCATCAGGGCGATCTGGGCGGTGTGGCGCACCTCGTGGGTCATGACGTGCCACAGCAGCTGATCGAGCGAGACCGTGTCGCTGGCGGGGTCGTCCTGCACCAGCTTGACCGAACGGTTCATGTCGGGTTCGCTGTCTAAGAAGGCCTGCGTCCGTTCGTTGACCTCGCGGCCGTAGTCGATGATCCAGGCCAGGTCGTACTGCGCCGCGTTCGGGGTCACCCAGTCGTGCGAGAAGCGGCCCTCGCGGGTCACGCCGTCGCCCCGCGCGATGTTGTGCACCCAGTGATCCTCCACGTCGGTCACGTGCAGCACCAGATCCTTGATGGTGTGGAAGCGGTCGCCGGACTCGATCAGGTCGCGGTCAAGATCGGCGGGCGGCAGGGCCCGCAGGAAGTTCCACAGTTGCGTGCGCGCAGCGGACAGGTAGGCGTAATACTCGCGGACGTTCATGAGTGATGCACAGCATACCCCGGCGCGGGCGGGCTGGCCGTCTCAGGTCCAGTTGGGGCTGCTCGATCTGCATCGTCCAGCAGCGGCGCCAGCACCCGGCGCACGTCCCCGGCCGTCACGACCTGCACCAGCGCGTCCCGCAGCTCGGGGAATTCGGGCAGGTAGGCGGGCAGCACCTTGCGCAGCGGGCGCAGGGTCAGACGGCCGCTCTCGTCGTCGTAGAAGGCGGTCTGCAGTTCGGCGTGGCGCAGGGCGGTGCGGGCGCGGGTGCGGGCGTCCGGCCAGGCGTCCTCGCCCGTGGCGAGCGTGCGGAAGATCCAGGGGTTGCCCACCGCGCCGCGCCCGATCATGACCGCCGCCACGCCCGTCTTCTTCCGTGCGTTGGCCTGGGCGGCGGTGGTCACGTCGCCGCTGCCCACCACCGGCACCGGTACGCTGGCGGCCACCCGCGCGATCGCGTCCCAGTCGGCCTCGCCCGTGTAGCGCTGGGCGCTGGTGCGGCCGTGCACCGTGATCAGCGCCGCGCCGGCCTCGGCCAGCCCCTGCGCGACCTCCAGCGAGCGGTCGCTGTCCCAGCCCAGGCGGATCTTGGCGCTCACGTCCAGCCCGGTCGCTTCCCTCATGGCGCGGATCAGCGTGAAGGCGACCTCCGGGGTCTGGAGCAGGCAGGCGCCGCCCTTGCCCCGGATCTTGGGCACCGGACAGCCCATGTTGAGGTCGATGGCCGCCGGGGCGAACCAGGCCTCGGCCCGCGCCACCGCCGCCGCGAGCACCTCCGGCTCGGCGCCGAAGAGCTGCACCACGCGGCCCTGCTCGCCGGGATAGGGGCGGCCCAGGTTCAGCTTCTCGGTGTCGCCGCCGCCCATCAGCCCGCGCGCGCTGATCATCTCAGAGACGGTCCACAGTGCTCCGTGTTCGCTGGCGAGCTGCCGCATGGGCGCGTCGGAGTAGCCCGCCATGGGGGCCATCACCGCGCCGGCGCGGGTCAGTCGGGAGGCGTAGAAACCAGCGGTCATCCCGAGAGGGTAGCGTACCCCCTCCCCCCGGATGTGAACCCAGTCTCAATCCCCCCGAACGGCGGATTTCACCGATGCCTGACCCTGGCGGGCGTATGCTCAGAGACGTCCAGTCATGACCACATCACAGACCGCTTTTGCTGGACGGGAGGCTCGCCCTTGATCGCCACCCCGCTGGCGCTGCACCACGCGCCACTGCTGCACGCCCTCTACACCGCCACTCCCGGATACTTCGCGCTGCTGGGCACCCGCGTTCCCAGCCTGAGCGACGTGCAGCGCGACGTGGAAATCGCCCTGCTCGATCCCCGCCGCCACCTTGAACTGCTGCACGACGACCAGGGTGAGCTGATCGGCAGCCTGGATTCCAAGGTGGATTACCCCGAGGCCGGCGACCTGACCATCAACCTGCTGCTGATCCGCGAAGACCACCAGTCGCGGGGCCTGGGCAAGCAGGCCGTGAGGCACCTGGAGCGGCGCGTGCCCGCCCGCACCACCCGCGTCCTGGCCTCCGTGCTGGGCGACAACCCGCGCGGCGCCCGCTTCTGGGAACGCCTGGGCTACGCCTTCACCCTGGACGCCCGGCCCGCCATGACCTGGTACGCCAAGTCCGTCAACCAGCTCGCCCGCCGCCCCGACGAGAAGCGGCCAGCAGAAAAACGGCCCGGCGACAAGCAGATCCGCGTCGCCAGCGACTGAACCGCCCGGCACCAGGGGCCAGGGGCCGCCCCGGACGACCACCACGGTCATCCCGAGCGGCCCCCGTTACTTTGGAGTCATGACCGAGCCCCCGCAGACCGCGCCCACCCTGCTCACCATCGGCTACGAGAACGCCGACCTGCACGCCTTCCTGGCGACCCTGAGCGGGCATGGCGTGACCCTGCTGGTCGACACCCGCGAGCGTGCCCAGAGCCGCCGCCGGGGCTACAGCAAGACGGCCCTGGGCAGCGCGCTGCAAGAACAGGACATCGGCTACCGCCACCTGCGCGACCTGGGTACGCCGCCCGGCATCCGCAAGGCGTACAAGCTGGACAAGGATTTCGGCGCGCTGAAGGCCGGCTACACCCTGCACCTCGCCACACAGCAGGCCGCGCTGGAGGAACTGGGCGCCCTGGCCGCGCGGGAACGGGTCTGCCTGCTGTGCTACGAGGCCGACCCCCAGGAATGCCACCGTTCGCTGATCGCCGCGCGGCTGCGCGAGCTGGGGCTGGTGGGCGCGGTGGAAGACCTGACGGTAACGGGCTAAGCGCCCGCCGCCCCGACGCTCACGGCCAGCCGCCCTCGTTCAGCGGGGTCACGATGACCTCGTTCAGGACGAGTTCAGAGGGTGCGGCGCACATCCAGACCAGCAGGGCCGCCACGCGATCCGGTGGCAGCGAGTCGCTGGGCGCCTGGGGTTTGCGGTCATCGCCATGGCGGTCGTCCGGGCTCCACTGGCCCCACGAGGTCGCCATGCCGCCCGGATACACCACCGAGGCGCGGATGCCGTGCGCCTTCCCCTCAGCAGCCAGCGACTGCGTGAAGCCCCCGAGCGCGAACTTGGAGGCACAGTACGCGCTGGCGTTCGCCCAGCCGCGCTTGCCCGCCACCGACGACACGTTGATGATGGTGCCGCCGCCCCGCCGCTGCATCGGCCCGAACGCCGCTTTTGCCAGCAGAAAGGGAGCGCGCAGGTTCACGTCCAGCACGCGATCCCAGTCCTCGGCGCTGAGCTGAGCCACCGGCCCCGGCACGTCGGTGCCCGCGTTGTTGATCAGGATGTCGAGGCCGCCCAGCTCGGCCATTCCAGCCTCGGCGGCCCCCGTGAGTGCCCCGGCATCGGCCAGATCGACCGCCGCCACATGGGCACGGCGGCCCAGGGCGCGTACCTCGGCGGCCACGGCGTCCAGATCGCTCTCGCTGCGGGCGAGCAGGATCAGGTCGGCCCCCGCCCCCGCCAGAGCCAGCGCCACCGCGCGGCCCAGCCCACTGCTGGCCCCCGTGACCAGCGCCACTTTCCCGCTCAGGGTGCCGGGCGCGACTTCATACGGTGTCTGTGTCATGCGGGAAGTCTGGCAGAGGCGGGCCAGGTGGGGGCGGGAGGCTAAGGATGGGTGAGGGTTCGGGCGTAAGCTGAAGCATGAGCGAGGACGACGCCCGGACAAAACAGGATGGACGTGCGATCTTTGCCGCCCTGACCAGCTTTGAAGAGATGCCAGAGCGTGAGCAACCGGAGCAGCAGGAACGGGACTGGTCGCTGTGGGATGGGTCGGACGAGGCGCTTGCCCGTGCCTACGCCGATGCCGCTGAGGAGATGAGGCAAGACCCACCGCTCGATATGGACGTGTCACACGGGCTAGAACCGGAAGACTCACCGTGGACGTAGGACTGCGGGCACGTCACATACCTTCTGCCCGATTTCGGTCAAAGTAGGGTATGACTGCCAGACCACACTACGATCTGAAACTCCAGGCACAGGGGCGCGTCGTCGTTCCGCAGGCTGTTCGCACCGATCTGGGTGTGCAGGAAGGTGACGACCTGCTCCTAGTCAAGACCGATGACGGCTACCGCCTGACCACCCGCAGGGCGCTGATCCAGAGTGCCGTGGGCATGTTGGCGCGCGACGATGGACGCGACATGACTCAGGAACTGCTGGACGAACGACGCCAGGAAGCGCAGGCGAAGGGATGGTAAAACAGCCTCCCTCGACACCCGCATTGCTGGACGCCAGCGCCATCCTGGCCCTCTTACGTGGCGAAGTCGGGAAGGACGCCGTTCTAGCAGCATTGGAACAGCGCCCCTGCTCGGTCAGCAGCGTGACCCTGACGGAACTGGAGGGTAAAGTGATCGGTCGGGGAGAGTACACGCCCATGCAGATTCGCGCCGCACTGGAGACTGTAGCCCCCCTGATGACCGAGCTGGCGTTCGACGCTGCCTGCCGGGAGAAGGCCACCTTCTACTACGCCCGCAAGAATCCCTACAACCTGAGCCTGGGCGACGCGGCGTGCCTGGGCACCGCCGAAGCACATGGCATGAGCGTGCTGACCGCTGAGGGCAACTGGGCGAACTTACCTGACCTGGGCGTAAACGTGGAACTGATCCGGTAGCCCGCCCAGCCCACCCGCACAAGCCCCAGCATGGGCTGGAAATTACTAATTTTTTCTACATTACTTCGATGGCTTACTATGCGAATAACAGTCTGAACGACTTAATGACATTTACTCTGAGTTAACAATTGTTTTTATTCTTCTCATCTCTTCTTTATCTTTTTCACTATCCATCATATACTCCGCATGGCGGAACATTAACTTTAGTGCGGGCTTCATTCGTCTGAGTAGACCCTGTCTCGACGTATCTAAAGTATGTATCGTTATTTCACCATTTTCGGAGATTGCGCCTTTAAGAATAACTATATTCATGACAGTTCCGGCTAAGACTTTCAGAATTAGCATGGCAATATAAAACAGTACAACCATACAAACTACAAAATATACTTGTTCCCAGATCGCCGCTCCTTCTATGGCCATGGTTTTCTTTACTGGAAGTAGTAGGAGTGATATTATACCAGCCTGAATACAAGTAATTAGCATTCTAAATTGCTCATTACCAATTTTCATGATCCGCAATGCTAAATCCTCAGCAGATTTTTCGTAGTTTCTTGCAAGCGCGTATGTATTACTTACAGTTAATCCGACAGACGCCGCCAAACCAAAGATAAAAACTGGTAGAAGCACTGATGTATCAAATACAGCCATAGCAAGAAACCAACAGGCATATACAATAAAGAGTAATACAAACATAACAAACATGAACTCAAACCATTCATAAATTCCGTGTAAAAATTTCAGCATTCTGCCTCCACTAGCTAACTCGGTGCGCTATGCTCGCATTCCCCCGCCCCCGTTCTGCTTGTTCATCCACGCCGGCGGCTTCGGCGCGAAGCGGCCCAGGATGGTCTGCTGGTCATAGGCGAGGTAGGCGTCGGCCCAGGGGAAGGTCTGGTTCAGCACCCGGATGGCGTCGGGGCTGCCCATGCCGTGGTCGAGCTGGTAGATCACGAACTGCTCGGGCGTCTCCAGACGCAGGTAGGTGGGCATCGAGCCCGCGTGTTCGTCCAGCACGCTCTGGAACTCTCCCACGGCGTCGGGGCTGGCGGTTTCCAGGTCGATGGTCACGTACATGACCTTGGGCACCTCGGCCAGCTGCTCCACACTGACCAGTTCCTCGGCGATGGCGCGCAGGCCGCCGTCCTCGGATTCCAGTTCCACGATCACCAGGGCGGGCGTGTCGTTCACCAGCTTGTCCTGAATGCGGTCGTAGGCGCGGGAAAAGGCGACCAGCTCGGTCTGCCCGGACTCGTCGGCCAGGATGAAGCGGGCCATCATGCCGCCGGACTTGGTGGGCTTCTTGACCACGCTCTCGACCATGCCCGCCAGCACGGCTTTAATCCGCTTGCCGGGGGCGACGTTCTGGGTGGTGAACCACGTGTCGAGGTCGGAGATGCGGCAACTGGCGGCCTCGCGCAGCCCCTCGTGCTGCTCCAGCGGGTGCCCGGAGATGTACAAGCCCAGCGCCTCCTTCTCGATGGCGAGGCGTTCGAGGTCGGTGTACGGCGGCACGCCCGTTTTCAGGGCCGGTTCCGGGGCGACTTCCTGCGCGCCGAACAGGGCGTCCATGCCGCTGGAGGCCATCGCGGCGGCGCCCTGCGCCCAGGTCATGGACTCTTCCAGGCTCAGCGAGAGCTGCCTGCGCTCGCCGAACTGGTCGAAGGCCCCCGACTTGATCAGGCTTTCCATGGCCTTGCGGTTGCAGACCTTGTGGCCCAGGCGCGAGCAGAAGTCCGCGAGGCTCTTGAAGCGCCCGGCGCGCTCGCGTTCCTCCAGAATCCTCAGCACCGCGCCCTCGCCTAATCCCTTGATGGCGTACAGCCCGAACAGGATCTCCGCGCCCTGCACCACGAAGTCCGCCCCCGAGCGGTTGATGTCCGGCGGCAGCACCTTCACGTCCATCTTGCGGGCGTCGCTGATGTACTCGGCCACCTTGTCGGAATCCTTGCGCTCGACGGTGAGCAGGGCTGCCATGAACTCGACGGGGTAGTTGGCCTTGAGCCAGGCGGTCTGGTAGGTGATGACGCCGTAGGCGGCCGAGTGGCTGTTGTGAACGATC
It encodes:
- the menC gene encoding o-succinylbenzoate synthase; translation: MLRIDAAELMVVRLPLRFRFETSFGVQTEKVVPLLVLHGDGVQGLAEGTMEFAPMYREETIAGGLHLLREVFLPRVLGRTFANPQELEGALGGFRGNRMARAMVEMAAWDLWARMLNVPLGTLLGGTRTSVEVGVSLGIQADQAATVDVVRRHVEQGYRRLKLKIKPGWDVQPVRATREAFPDIRLTVDANSAYTLADSGRVRALDDFDLTYIEQPLAWDDLVDHAELQRRVLTPLCLDESVASAQDARKGLALGAGRVINVKVARVGGHAEARRVHDVAQAFGVPVWCGGMLESGVGRAHNIHLSTLPNFTLPGDTSSASRYWATDVINEPLEAEDGLMQVPTGAGIGVSLNREFIGQVAELHEEMRP
- a CDS encoding acyl-CoA acyltransferase; protein product: MPEGEAAAPRPHATGPYVIRDVTDPWALRALEGVQVAAWGYADREVTPGTLLRISAVTGGIVLGAYPAQGEDQQTPVGLAFGFPALAGGQAWHHSHLLAVRPGWRGSGLAVALKLAQRERALAQGLTRMTWTFDPLLARNARLNLGKLGAVAVSYHPDWYALSDDRDSAFPADRLMVEWDLTRPHAGRPAPPPDGRVVLERQGAGPGTPRLDHGGGPLLAEVPTSLEALDEEQQRAWRLALRGVLMAALERGYAVSDLAREGDRAYYVLSRR
- a CDS encoding single-stranded DNA-binding protein, which codes for MLHIEFITDLGARVIVDVDSADKLLDVQRQYGRLGWTSGEIPSGGYQFPHDNEPDFDWSLIGARRWTSPDGEELVIHRGHAYRRRELEAVDSRKMKLPAAVKYSRGAKSTDPEQVREKSDGEFEYVTLAIFRGGKRQERYAQPGQGRPATGPAPRPAPARAPQAAAPPAGPAPAQRTAVLEAPPEDETPF
- a CDS encoding metallophosphoesterase family protein — encoded protein: MTDPAPQPSPIRPDASPPLGKRLMLLADYVHPFVYREGFPQGAPPVDAVLAAGDLPGYYLEFLASKLTVPIVYVHGNHANEYVNEGDGRIPPRGVIPAHGRVVEEAGLRIAGWGGAPRYRRDGQGQYSEFEAWRGLGLLALRARRGVDVLLTHAPPLGPHAGTDFAHRGCREITRFMNRRRPGLVVHGHIHEYEGKKLEYQDETSGARVINAYGYRVIEV
- a CDS encoding GNAT family N-acetyltransferase; this translates as MPPLFTPRLVLLPLSRAMLEQRLMRPSFDLRCETPQGALDVHFPPQWPGDPLPLYPALLAGLPPDQDELRLTFAVVTRAAPEAIGQIGTHAPPDDTGAVEIGYGLSPSARGRGYATEAVGALVQHLHGQERIRTVTAQTALGNRASERVLEKLGFVQTGLGWSPEDGDLTLWAH
- the rocF gene encoding arginase; protein product: MDISILGIPMDLGAGRRGVDMGASALRNAQLARTLRDLGHSVSDLGDVGVAIPETLDKHANGGLVFLEPIVDACRSAAERIAALPETAFPLTLGGDHSVSMGTVTGNALRGAPAGQGAGTRLGLIWVDAHTDYNTPTSSPSGNIHGMPVAHLTGLGDPRLTGLGGGWHMRPEDIVMIGIRSVDTREREALREAGIRAYTMKDVDQLGITRIVAETLERLGGVERLHVSFDADALDPGVCPGVGTPVPGGLTYREGHLLMELLSESGRVTSMDIVEVNPILDTHNQTAEVMVSMAASLLGQRIL
- a CDS encoding DinB family protein is translated as MNVREYYAYLSAARTQLWNFLRALPPADLDRDLIESGDRFHTIKDLVLHVTDVEDHWVHNIARGDGVTREGRFSHDWVTPNAAQYDLAWIIDYGREVNERTQAFLDSEPDMNRSVKLVQDDPASDTVSLDQLLWHVMTHEVRHTAQIALMIRQLGHTPPWLDYMRYARPHVTAAQSGGVEGLGLDDPDDEG
- a CDS encoding tRNA dihydrouridine synthase — encoded protein: MTAGFYASRLTRAGAVMAPMAGYSDAPMRQLASEHGALWTVSEMISARGLMGGGDTEKLNLGRPYPGEQGRVVQLFGAEPEVLAAAVARAEAWFAPAAIDLNMGCPVPKIRGKGGACLLQTPEVAFTLIRAMREATGLDVSAKIRLGWDSDRSLEVAQGLAEAGAALITVHGRTSAQRYTGEADWDAIARVAASVPVPVVGSGDVTTAAQANARKKTGVAAVMIGRGAVGNPWIFRTLATGEDAWPDARTRARTALRHAELQTAFYDDESGRLTLRPLRKVLPAYLPEFPELRDALVQVVTAGDVRRVLAPLLDDADRAAPTGPETASPPAPGYAVHHS
- a CDS encoding GNAT family N-acetyltransferase, which encodes MIATPLALHHAPLLHALYTATPGYFALLGTRVPSLSDVQRDVEIALLDPRRHLELLHDDQGELIGSLDSKVDYPEAGDLTINLLLIREDHQSRGLGKQAVRHLERRVPARTTRVLASVLGDNPRGARFWERLGYAFTLDARPAMTWYAKSVNQLARRPDEKRPAEKRPGDKQIRVASD
- a CDS encoding DUF488 family protein → MTEPPQTAPTLLTIGYENADLHAFLATLSGHGVTLLVDTRERAQSRRRGYSKTALGSALQEQDIGYRHLRDLGTPPGIRKAYKLDKDFGALKAGYTLHLATQQAALEELGALAARERVCLLCYEADPQECHRSLIAARLRELGLVGAVEDLTVTG
- a CDS encoding SDR family oxidoreductase; translated protein: MTQTPYEVAPGTLSGKVALVTGASSGLGRAVALALAGAGADLILLARSESDLDAVAAEVRALGRRAHVAAVDLADAGALTGAAEAGMAELGGLDILINNAGTDVPGPVAQLSAEDWDRVLDVNLRAPFLLAKAAFGPMQRRGGGTIINVSSVAGKRGWANASAYCASKFALGGFTQSLAAEGKAHGIRASVVYPGGMATSWGQWSPDDRHGDDRKPQAPSDSLPPDRVAALLVWMCAAPSELVLNEVIVTPLNEGGWP